The DNA segment AATTTGATATCACTTGCCAAGGCTCCCATTTCAACGGCTAAGACCCCTTCCGAAATTAATTCTCCGGCGCCAACACCGGCGATTCCGACACCTAAAACATGTTGTGTCTCCGGGTCAAGGATAAGCTTGGTTATTCCTTCCGGCCGGTTGAGCGTTGTGGCTCGTCCGGAAGCACCCCAGGGGAATTTAGTGACTTTAATGGGGCGATTTTGTTTTTGCGCTTCATTTTCAGTGAGTCCGCACCAGGCAATTTCAGGATCTGTAAAAACGACAGCCGGAATGGCTTTAGGTTCAAAAGCAACCTTGTGCCCTAAGATCGCTTCGACCGCTACGCGTCCTTCGTGGGAAGCTTTGTGCGCCAGCATAGGCTCTCCGGCAACATCTCCAATGGCATAAATGGATGGATCATCGGTTCGGCGTTGGGCATTAATAAGGATGAAGCCCTTTTTATCAATCTTTACTTTTGTATTTTCTAAGCCCAGTCCGCTGGAATTCGGTTTTCGGCCGATAGCAATAAGGACTTTATCGAATTCCTGTTGTGTTTGTTTTTTATCGGACGCTTCAAAAGAAACCTTAAGGCCGTTATTTGCTTCTTCGATTTTTGTGACTTTAGTTTCCAACAAAATATCTTGAAAGACCTTTTGTAAACGTTTTGCCAAGATATTTGTCAGGTCTTTGTCTCCTCCGGGTAAAAGCCCAGGTGTCATTTCCACAACGGAAACCTTTGTTCCTAAGGCGGCATAAACGGTTCCTAATTCCAGTCCGATGTAGCCTCCGCCGACCACAAGAAGTGTTTTGGGAATGTCCGCTAATTCTAAGGCGGTTGTTGAATTGAGGATCCTTTTGGAATCCGGCAGGTCCGGCAAAGTGATCGGACGTGAACCTGTCGCTAGGATCGCGTGATCGAATGTCAGATTTTCTTGCGCGCCATTGGCACGGTCTATTTTAAGTGTTTTTGAGTCCACAAATGTCGCGCGGCCCTGAATGTAATTTATTTTTCGCAGTTTGCATAGCTGTCCTAAATTGCTAGTCATCTTTGAGATCATGTTTTGCTTCCAGTCGCGTATCTTTGAGGCGCTGATCGTTGGTTCGGAAAATTCAACGCCGCAGTTCTTTAATTCCCGTGCTTCGTCAAGGACTTTAGCGATATGCAAGAAAGCTTTTGAGGGAATACAGCCGCGATAAAGGCATACTCCGCCCGGATTAGATTCGGCGTCAATTAACGTGACCTCTACGCCCAGATCGGCCGCTAAAAATGCCGCGACATAACCGCCCGGCCCGGCGCCGATGACTACTAATTTTGTATGTTTGGAAATTTCGGGCATATTTTTTATTCCTCTAATTGCATCATAAGGGGTTGTTCGATGGCTTCAACGATGAACCGTAAAAACCGCGCGCCGTCAGCTCCGTCAATGACGCGGTGATCATAAGACAAAGATAACGGAAGCATCAGCCGTGGCGCGCAAACAGCGCCGCTGGCATAACAAGGTTCCAAAGCGGCGCGGGAAATGCCTAAGATCGCGACCTCCGGCGAATTAACGATCGGCGTAAAATATGTTCCGCCGATACTTCCTAAATTGGTGATGGTGAACGTTCCGCCTTGCATTTCTTCGATGGAAGTTTTCTTATTGCGGGCACGCTCGGCCATTTGCGTTAATTCAATAGATATCTCAATGAGGCTTTTCTTATCGATATCACGGATCACCGGTACTAAAAGCCCGCGGTCTGTATCAACGGCAATGCCGACGGAATAATATTTTTTCTGAATGATCTCGTTGCGTGCCATATCAATGCTGGAATTAAACTTCGGAAATGTTTTAAGGGCCGAGGCAATGACTTTTAGAATAAAAGGCGTGATGGTTAATTTTCCGCCCTTTTCCTCGACTTTTTTAGCGTAGCGTTTACGCAAAGATTCCAGATCCGTAATATCCGCTTTATCGAATTGCGTGACATGAGGAATAGTGCGCCAGGCATAGCTTAAATGTTCGGCGGCTTTGCGGCGCAGCATGCTGGTGGAAACTCGCTCGACAGATCCCCATTTAGAAAAATCAGGCAAGCTGACGGATTCAATTCCGGGGCCGCTTTGCAATTCTGTATTGATCCGCTTGGAAAACGCTTTGACATCATCCAGTGAAATGCGTCCGCCGGGCCCGCTTCCGGGAACGCGGGCAATATCAATGCCGATCTCCCGGGCAAATCGGCGTACGGATGGGGCAGCCGCGACATCTTTAGGTTTTTCAGTTGCTGGCTCTACCTTGTGAGCGGATGGCTGAGGTGTTGATATCTTTTCTTCGCGAGCAGCAAGAAAAGGCTCAGGAATTTTTACGGTTTCTTTTTTTGCTTCCGAAACAGGGGCTGCTGTTTTAACCGGAGCAGGAGATTCTTTTAAGGCAGCTGCGCCGGCTTCAATTTTCAAAATCAACTGGCCGATCTTAACTTCCTGTCCTTGTTTAACAAGGATCTCTTTAACGACTCCGCCAATGGAAGCCGGGATTTCTAAAACCGCTTTATCAGTTTCTAATTCCAAAACAGGCTGATCGGCACCAATGGAGTCGCCGACTTTGACCATGATTTTGGTGGCAATGCCGGATTTAATGTTTTCGCCTAAGCCGGGAAGTTTGAATTCGGTTAACACGCCAAGATCCTTTCTTTATGCCGTATGCGGATTAAGTTTCTCGGGATCGATCTTCATATCTTTGATAGCTTTTTCAATGATGTCGGATTTGATCAGCTTTTCTTTGGCTAAACCAACCAGGGTTGCCAAAACGATATAGCGGGCATCAACTTCAAAGAAGTCGCGTAAAGATTTTCGGCTTTCACTGCGGCCAAATCCGTCGGTCCCAAGCGCTAAGAATTGCCCGGGGATCCATCGCGCGATCGCGTTGGGAAGCGCTTTTAAATAATCAGATGCCGCCACAAAAACTCCGGTTTCTTTAGAAAGGCACTGTGCGATATAGGAAGTTCTTTGTTTCTCTTGAGGATGAAGCATGTTCCAACGTTCTGTCTCAACGGCATCTTGATGGAGTTCTTTATAGCTTGTGACGCTCCAAACATTAGCCGAGACGTTGTATTGTTCTTCCAAAATAACCTGAGCTTTAATAACCTCGTTCATAATAGCGCCGCTGCCAAAAAGATTAGCGTGTAATTTTCCGCTCTTCTTCTGGGACGATTTAAATTGATACATTCCTTTCAAAATGCCTTCTTTAATACCGTCTCCTTGCGGCATAGCCGGCATGGAATAATTTTCGTTTCCGACGGTTAAGTAATAGAAAATATCTTCTTGATTTTCATACATGCGCCGGATCCCGTCGCGGATAATGACAGCTAATTCATACGCGAAAGCCGGATCGTAAGCTTTGAGATTTGGGATAACCAGAGCCGTTAAATGGCTATGGCCGTCTTGATGTTGAAGCCCTTCGCCGGCCAAAGTGGTGCGTCCGGCGGTCGCTCCGATTAAAAATCCTCGGCAACGCAGATCGCCCGCCGCCCAGAACAAGTCTCCCACGCGCTGATAACCGAACATGGAATAGTAGGCAAAAAACGGGATCGTGTTGATGCCATGCGTCGAGTAAGAGGTTCCCGCGGCGATAAACGAGGAAATAGCGCCCGCTTCCGTAATGCCTTCTTCCAAGATTTGGCCGTTTTTTGCCTCTTTGTAATAAATAAAACTATCGGCATCAACCGGTTCATAAAGCTGTCCGACGTGAGAATAGATTCCGCATTGACGAAAGAGGGCTTCCATCCCGAATGTTCTGGCTTCATCGGGAATGATGGGAACGATGAATTTTCCAATATTTTCATCGCGCAATAATTTGGTTAAAATGCGCACATAAACCATGGTGGTGGACACCTCGCGTCCCTCGGTGCCCTTATAAAATTCTTCAAAAGTTTCTTCGGGCGGCGTTTGAATGGGCGTACTTTTTGCTCTTCGCGAGGGAAGATATCCGCCGAGTTTTTGACGGCATTCGTGAAGGTATTTCATTTCCGCCGAATCCTCCGCCGGTTTATAGAACGGCGCTTGAGCGACTTCATCATCCGAAATAGGGATACCGAACCGCGCTCTAAATTCGCGCAGTTCATCTTCGTTCATTTTCTTTTGTTGATGAGTGATATTTTTACCTTCGCCGCTTTCGCCAAGCCCGTAACCCTTGATGGTTTTGGCGATGATAACGGTTGGTGAACCGCGATGGTCAATGGCGGCTTTAAAAGCGGCGTAGACTTTTTCGGGGTCGTGGCCGCCGCGTTTCATTCTTCGAATTTGTTCATCGGATAAACCTTTAACCAGCTCCAATAATCGTGGGTCTTTGCCGAAGAAATGCTCGCGGATGTATTTCCCGCTTTCAACGACATATTTTTGATATTGGCCGTCCACAACCTCACCCATGCGTTTAACCAATAATCCTTCTGAATCTTTTGCTAAAAGCGGGTCCCAGTCATTGCCCCAGACAACTTTGATAACATTCCATCCGGCGCCGCGAAAGGCAGCTTCCAGTTCCTGGATAATTTTTCCGTTGCCGCGTACCGGTCCGTCAAGTCGCTGTAAGTTACAGTTGACAACAAAGACAAGATTGTCTAATTTTTCTCGGGAGGCCATGGTGAGGGCGCCTAATGATTCCGGTTCGTCAGATTCACCGTCACCCATAAAAACCCAAACTTTTGCATCCGAACGTGATTTCAATCCGCGGTCTTCCAAGTAACGGTTAAATCGCGCTTGGTAAATGGACATAATAGGCCCCAGGCCCATGGAAACGGTTGGAAATTGCCAGAAATCAGGCATCAGCCACGGATGCGGATAAGAACATAATCCGCCGCCTGGCTTTAATTCCCGTCGGAAATTCTCTAATTGTTCGGCGCTTAGGCGTCCTTCTAGAAAGGCACGGGCATAGATCCCGGGAGACGCATGCCCTTGAAAATAGACCAAATCGCCTTCTTGATTCTCGTTTCTTCCGCGGAAAAAATGATTAAATCCGATCTCAAAAAGGGTAGCCGCCGAAGCGTAGGTGGAAATATGCCCGCCAATACCGTTTTCAACACGGTTGGCCCGCACGACCATGGCCATGGCATTCCAACGGACAATACTTTTGATGCGGCGTTCAATATCTCTATTGCCTGGGAAAGGAGGCTGTTTTTCAGCCGGAATGGTGTTGATATAGGGTGTGTTAACGCCAAAAGGGACCTGAATTCCGGCTTGTTGGGCGCGAATTTTTAACTGTTGTAGAATGTATTGAGCTTTTTGGGGCGGCTCATGCTCCAAAAGGTAATCTAAGGAGCTAAGCCATTCTTTGATCTCAACATCATCTATACTGTGGTAATCGTGATTTACCGCATCATCCATCTTGATTTCCTCTTTATTGGTTGAAAAAGACATCGGGTAATTTCGGGACCTTCCATGACAGGGAGAAGACAAGGTCAAAAGCAGGGTTATTGTATTATGGAATTTCTGTTCGTGCAAGGATAATTTGGTTAAAAAGAGCCTTACTTAAAGTGCTTTTTGAGTTCTTGGCAGAAAATTTGGAAGAACAAAGTCAAATATTGCCTTTCTCCCATTGGTTTTAAGGCCGTCATAAGCTATGCGTAAGTCAATAAAGAGGTTTTTTAAGTTGAACGAAACCCATAAGTTAACTAAAATGATAAACAATATATAGGAAACGTTCAAAGAAAACGGGTCTATCGCATGCGAGCTATTGTTGTTATTCCTACTTACAATGAAAAAGGCAATATTGATCGCCTTATCGGTGATATTTTGCTTGCGGATCCCTTGATCTGCGTTGTCATTGTCGATGATTCTTCTCCGGACGGAACCGGGCAAATAGTAGAAAACTTACGCAAAGGTAACTCCAGGGTTCACTTGATCACAAGGCCGCAGAAATCCGGCCGAGCAAAATCTGACTTAGAAGGTTATCGATATGCTTTAGACCGTGGATTTGATGTTATTTTCTCAATGGATGCCGATTTTTCTCACCAGCCGAAGGATATCCCTAGGTTTTTGGAAAAAATAAAAAGTTCTGATATTGTTATCGGGTCCAGGCTTATAGCTGGAGGCCAGATCCAGGGACGAGGTTTTTTAAGAAATATCTTAACTCGATTGGCCAATTTCTATGTTCGGATATTTTTAGGATTTGAAATTCATGATTGGACATCCGGATTTCGATGTTATCGGCGCGAGGTTTTAGCAGCGCTTCCTTTGGATAAAATGATCTCGCGGGGGCCATCACTTTTAGAAGAGATCCTATTTTTATGCCGCCAAAAAGGCGCCAAGGCCGTTGAAATCCCCGTTGTTTTTGTTGACCGCGAACAAGGAATATCAAAATTAAAATTAGAAGAGCTCATCGAAGTCTTTGGATTAGTTCTAACATTAAGGTTTAGAAAATGCCTAACTTCTTAGGAAGCCTTTTTCCAAATAAAACATCCCGGCATGTGGTTATTCTTATCGCGCTTATCGTCGCTGTTTATGCCAATTCTTTAGGCAATGGCTTTGTTTGGGACGACTTTTTAGTGATCGCCGGAAATAATTTTGTCAAATCTTGGAGCAATTTTCCTCTGATTTTTAGCCGCGATTATTTAACTTCGCCGGATGAGGTTTCGTATTTGGGCCAATGTTTTTCAGGAGCGGGGGAAGCGACGTATCGGCCGGTCGTGACCATTTCTTATTTTGTGGATTATTTTCTTTTTGGGCGAAATCCGTTCGGATATCATTTGGTGAATTTGCTTTTTCATATTTTTAATAGCGTGCTGGCCTATTTCTTGGCGAGAATGATCTTAAAAGACGCGCGCGGCGCATTCTTTGCGGCTTTATTTTTTGGGCTGCATCCGATCCAGACGGAGGCGGTTAATAATATTTCTTTCCGGGAAGATCTGTTCGTTTTCTTTTTTGGCATCTCGGCTTTTATTTTGTTCATAAAAGCTAAAGCGTGTTCTTTGGATCGAAAAAGGTTAATGCTTTTGTTTTCCAACCTATTATTTTTCTTAGCGCTTTTTTCTAAAGAAATGGCTGTTACTTTTCCTATTTTATTTTTACTTTATGACTATTGTTTCTGCCGCGAAGAGATAAAAGGCGGTTTTTGGAGGCACATCAAGTCTTATTACTTGGCTTATGGAGTGGTGCTGCTTTTCTTTCTATGGATATGGGCTTTTGTGATGCCTTCAGAAAATAAGCCGCTCATATATTTTGGGCAAACGGCATGGAGTAATTTCTTAACGATGGCAAAGGTTTTCGGGATTTATGTCTTTTGGATGTTTATTCCGGTCAATATTCACGGAACAGTTCCGGATTTTTCTATCGCAGAATTTTCTTTATGGTCCATTGAAGTTATTGCGGCGATAATGGCCTTACTATTCTTGATGTATTGTGTTGCAAGATTCTGGCAAAGGCATAGAGTTGTTTCATTCGGCATTCTCTGGTTTTTCATAGCATTGTTTCCGGTTGCTAATATATTTCCAATCCAGAATATTATCGCTTGCCGGTATCTTTATTTTCCGTCTTTTGGGTTTTTCCTTATCTTCGCTTATGGTTTACGGCAGTTAACTTCTCTGAAAGTAAGATACATCACTGTTGGCTTCCCGCGGCGAATCGAAATTCTTATTCTTGTGGGCGTAATGATAGTTTACGGGATAGTGACTCCTTTAAGAAATTCGGCCTGGCGTAACAACGATACGTTTTATGAGGACATTTATTCTTATTATCCTCAAAAAGAATGGATCCATCGAAGCCTGGCTGGTTCTTTTATCAGAAAAGGGATGATAGAAGAAGCTATCTTGGAATTTAAGATCGCAGGAATATTAGATCCCAAGAATAGCGAAACTTCAGGTTTCCTGGCGCGGCTATATTTGCGACAAGGGAAGATCAATGAAGCTATTCATGAACTTAGGAAAACCATTGCTTTGGATGAAAGCAATGTTTTTGCCCGTAACGCATTGTGCGGCTTGCATGGGGCGGAAGGTGATTGTCGGAAAGCAATAGCATGCTTTGAGGATTTGATCGTAAAAAGCCCGGAATTTCTAGATGGGCATTATAATTTAGGGATCGCCTATCAACATTGCGGGGAAGATCAAAAGGCGAAAAAGGCTTTTGAAGAATTGCTGCGCCGCGATCCCAAATATCCAAACATTTGGCAGAAATTACGCGAACTAGAACACTAGCTTTTTGGAAGGGTTTGACAGTCAAATCGTTTGTGGCTATACTGGTGGCGCTGTAAATTTATAAGTTGCGCCACGCCTTGGTGGGGCGCTGTAAATTTATAAGTTGCGCCACGCCTTGGTGGGGCGCTGCAGAGTTTTCGCGCCCTCTGTCGAGGGCGCTTGAATCTTTCTCAGGGTAGCATGCAAATGTTTTGCGCCCCTACCGGGGCGCTCGAACCTTTTCTTAGAAAAATATTAGGGTAGGTTTTTGCGGAAGTGGCGGAATTGGTATACGCGTACGTCTCAGAAGCGTATGGGGAAACCCGTGAGAGTTCAAGTCTCTCCTTCCGCACCAATTTTATCGGTAATACCATTATGGATTTTCTAACAAATTTCAAAACAACACTTTGGGCGACGGCTCAAATTTTTTTAATGGCTGGTTGCGGATACTTTCTGGTCAAACGCAAAACCATCGACCATGCCGGGCTTGTTTTATTAAGCAAACTGATGATCAGCCTCTTTTTTCCGCTGTTCACTTTTCATCAACTCATCACGCATTTTAGTTTTACGGCTTATCAAAATTGGTGGATCTTTCCGTTGATCAGTTTTTCTGTGACTGCGGCAGGATTTCTTTTAGGGTGGTTTGTGGCAAGGGTAGCAAAAGTTTCTCCTAAAAAAGATTTTATTGCTCTTGTTGGATTTCAGAATTCCGGCTTTATCCCTTTGATGTTGGTAATGAATTTACTTTCAGGTGAACCGGCTCAAAGGCTATACATTTATATTTTCTTATTTCTGATCGGATTTGATCTGGTGATGTGGTCTTTTGGCGTATGGTTTTTGACAAGACATAAGGCTGGAAAATTTGAATTAAAGAATCTCATAGCGTCGCCGTTTACAGCGATCGTTCTTTCTTTGATCCTTATTGCCTTAGGCTTGAACCGTTTTATTCCGGAAGTTATTTTAAAGCCCGTTAAGATGTTCGGTGATTGCGCTCTTCCTTTAGCGGTGATGATCGTTGGAGGGAATTTAGCCATGATCGATATTTTCTCTGTCGATAAAAGAAAAGCGGCGCTGGTAACGCTGACAAAATTAGTTTTGCTTCCGCTTCTTGCTTTTAGTTTCATTCTAGCTTTTAAAACCTATGGGCTGATCGGTTTTCTGATCTTGCTTCAGGCGTGTGTCCCTAGCGCTAATTCTTTGTCGGTCATTTCCCGCCGCCATGAACTGGAAGATAAATTCCTCAACCAAGGTATTTTCTTCACCAATGCTTTAAGTATTTTTACACTGCCGTTTTTTTTAACATTCTACCGGCAATTGGGATTGCTCAATTATTGATATGGAACCAAAATATTTAGCCAGCAATAAGAAAGCC comes from the Candidatus Omnitrophota bacterium genome and includes:
- the lpdA gene encoding dihydrolipoyl dehydrogenase, with the protein product MPEISKHTKLVVIGAGPGGYVAAFLAADLGVEVTLIDAESNPGGVCLYRGCIPSKAFLHIAKVLDEARELKNCGVEFSEPTISASKIRDWKQNMISKMTSNLGQLCKLRKINYIQGRATFVDSKTLKIDRANGAQENLTFDHAILATGSRPITLPDLPDSKRILNSTTALELADIPKTLLVVGGGYIGLELGTVYAALGTKVSVVEMTPGLLPGGDKDLTNILAKRLQKVFQDILLETKVTKIEEANNGLKVSFEASDKKQTQQEFDKVLIAIGRKPNSSGLGLENTKVKIDKKGFILINAQRRTDDPSIYAIGDVAGEPMLAHKASHEGRVAVEAILGHKVAFEPKAIPAVVFTDPEIAWCGLTENEAQKQNRPIKVTKFPWGASGRATTLNRPEGITKLILDPETQHVLGVGIAGVGAGELISEGVLAVEMGALASDIKLSIHPHPTLSETFMESAEVFFGQSTHLYRPPKTS
- a CDS encoding 2-oxo acid dehydrogenase subunit E2; amino-acid sequence: MLTEFKLPGLGENIKSGIATKIMVKVGDSIGADQPVLELETDKAVLEIPASIGGVVKEILVKQGQEVKIGQLILKIEAGAAALKESPAPVKTAAPVSEAKKETVKIPEPFLAAREEKISTPQPSAHKVEPATEKPKDVAAAPSVRRFAREIGIDIARVPGSGPGGRISLDDVKAFSKRINTELQSGPGIESVSLPDFSKWGSVERVSTSMLRRKAAEHLSYAWRTIPHVTQFDKADITDLESLRKRYAKKVEEKGGKLTITPFILKVIASALKTFPKFNSSIDMARNEIIQKKYYSVGIAVDTDRGLLVPVIRDIDKKSLIEISIELTQMAERARNKKTSIEEMQGGTFTITNLGSIGGTYFTPIVNSPEVAILGISRAALEPCYASGAVCAPRLMLPLSLSYDHRVIDGADGARFLRFIVEAIEQPLMMQLEE
- a CDS encoding AEC family transporter; amino-acid sequence: MDFLTNFKTTLWATAQIFLMAGCGYFLVKRKTIDHAGLVLLSKLMISLFFPLFTFHQLITHFSFTAYQNWWIFPLISFSVTAAGFLLGWFVARVAKVSPKKDFIALVGFQNSGFIPLMLVMNLLSGEPAQRLYIYIFLFLIGFDLVMWSFGVWFLTRHKAGKFELKNLIASPFTAIVLSLILIALGLNRFIPEVILKPVKMFGDCALPLAVMIVGGNLAMIDIFSVDKRKAALVTLTKLVLLPLLAFSFILAFKTYGLIGFLILLQACVPSANSLSVISRRHELEDKFLNQGIFFTNALSIFTLPFFLTFYRQLGLLNY
- the aceE gene encoding pyruvate dehydrogenase (acetyl-transferring), homodimeric type; this translates as MDDAVNHDYHSIDDVEIKEWLSSLDYLLEHEPPQKAQYILQQLKIRAQQAGIQVPFGVNTPYINTIPAEKQPPFPGNRDIERRIKSIVRWNAMAMVVRANRVENGIGGHISTYASAATLFEIGFNHFFRGRNENQEGDLVYFQGHASPGIYARAFLEGRLSAEQLENFRRELKPGGGLCSYPHPWLMPDFWQFPTVSMGLGPIMSIYQARFNRYLEDRGLKSRSDAKVWVFMGDGESDEPESLGALTMASREKLDNLVFVVNCNLQRLDGPVRGNGKIIQELEAAFRGAGWNVIKVVWGNDWDPLLAKDSEGLLVKRMGEVVDGQYQKYVVESGKYIREHFFGKDPRLLELVKGLSDEQIRRMKRGGHDPEKVYAAFKAAIDHRGSPTVIIAKTIKGYGLGESGEGKNITHQQKKMNEDELREFRARFGIPISDDEVAQAPFYKPAEDSAEMKYLHECRQKLGGYLPSRRAKSTPIQTPPEETFEEFYKGTEGREVSTTMVYVRILTKLLRDENIGKFIVPIIPDEARTFGMEALFRQCGIYSHVGQLYEPVDADSFIYYKEAKNGQILEEGITEAGAISSFIAAGTSYSTHGINTIPFFAYYSMFGYQRVGDLFWAAGDLRCRGFLIGATAGRTTLAGEGLQHQDGHSHLTALVIPNLKAYDPAFAYELAVIIRDGIRRMYENQEDIFYYLTVGNENYSMPAMPQGDGIKEGILKGMYQFKSSQKKSGKLHANLFGSGAIMNEVIKAQVILEEQYNVSANVWSVTSYKELHQDAVETERWNMLHPQEKQRTSYIAQCLSKETGVFVAASDYLKALPNAIARWIPGQFLALGTDGFGRSESRKSLRDFFEVDARYIVLATLVGLAKEKLIKSDIIEKAIKDMKIDPEKLNPHTA
- a CDS encoding tetratricopeptide repeat protein; this translates as MPNFLGSLFPNKTSRHVVILIALIVAVYANSLGNGFVWDDFLVIAGNNFVKSWSNFPLIFSRDYLTSPDEVSYLGQCFSGAGEATYRPVVTISYFVDYFLFGRNPFGYHLVNLLFHIFNSVLAYFLARMILKDARGAFFAALFFGLHPIQTEAVNNISFREDLFVFFFGISAFILFIKAKACSLDRKRLMLLFSNLLFFLALFSKEMAVTFPILFLLYDYCFCREEIKGGFWRHIKSYYLAYGVVLLFFLWIWAFVMPSENKPLIYFGQTAWSNFLTMAKVFGIYVFWMFIPVNIHGTVPDFSIAEFSLWSIEVIAAIMALLFLMYCVARFWQRHRVVSFGILWFFIALFPVANIFPIQNIIACRYLYFPSFGFFLIFAYGLRQLTSLKVRYITVGFPRRIEILILVGVMIVYGIVTPLRNSAWRNNDTFYEDIYSYYPQKEWIHRSLAGSFIRKGMIEEAILEFKIAGILDPKNSETSGFLARLYLRQGKINEAIHELRKTIALDESNVFARNALCGLHGAEGDCRKAIACFEDLIVKSPEFLDGHYNLGIAYQHCGEDQKAKKAFEELLRRDPKYPNIWQKLRELEH
- a CDS encoding polyprenol monophosphomannose synthase, producing MRAIVVIPTYNEKGNIDRLIGDILLADPLICVVIVDDSSPDGTGQIVENLRKGNSRVHLITRPQKSGRAKSDLEGYRYALDRGFDVIFSMDADFSHQPKDIPRFLEKIKSSDIVIGSRLIAGGQIQGRGFLRNILTRLANFYVRIFLGFEIHDWTSGFRCYRREVLAALPLDKMISRGPSLLEEILFLCRQKGAKAVEIPVVFVDREQGISKLKLEELIEVFGLVLTLRFRKCLTS